One Neodiprion pinetum isolate iyNeoPine1 chromosome 1, iyNeoPine1.2, whole genome shotgun sequence genomic window carries:
- the LOC124224756 gene encoding uncharacterized protein: MLIEEHIKRQNDYIWRISRAVDNLRKLGEAKITYGQVKSRLNALNSSWNKFQDDHEKISEIKFAAKGDQLDAIKKLSYFAKDYYGLCEEHFLSGEGVMLDLLESLKPAPAATAQAAAAPQDAPAGGSSKRLPRIELPAFAGSYSEWKPFHDLFLSMVRENSQLSEVEKLHYLKTSVTDEPLQLIKNISLAAENFPRAWETLVSRYENKRLLTDSHLVTLFAIPRVTKKSSSELKSLHSNTCEALGALELLDSPEKLGDHIIVHMTIRKLDPASLEEWEKSVSEKLEPPSFEELKAFLIGCIYTLKAVEQAHAHNQIATSKPHSSQEREVVSAKKLCFNCLGPHQQKDCRSNKTCRVCNGRHHSLLHRNSSSISTAANSGTSQGQAAVAQPAVQNAPISNSASQVSNHSAQPTMIKRSPVLLATVQLIASNPETGQRIIARALLDQGSESSFVTESLAQQLRLRRHQATIPIIGVGAHQSAVTRGIATLQLQSRAHTSFSCQVEALVLPRLTSYLPSFRLLVEDWPHLRGLNLADPSFAHPSQIDVILGADIYSNIIGQGVRRGAPGTPIAQETQFGWVLSGCVSAKAASPSYGAVQGFQCSLDHELLDLVQQFWKQEEVSKPLALTSEEERCEQHFRETVSRTASGRYVVRLPLKDNSVGLGNSRNPAHQTLLRLEKRFGSDAKLKEAYSSFLREYRELGHMRRAINTPEDNSRVFYLPHHGVVRDSSSTTKLRVVFNGSQRTNLGLSLNDNLLVGPKVQTDLADVLLHWRQYPVAFSSDIVKMYRQILVHNDDQDFQRILWREEPELPIEGYQLATVTYGLASASYLAIRVLHQLVQDEGKQYPFASHVILENTYVDDILSGAEDVDQGREKINGLNQLLKAGGFELQKWTSSHPETLVDISRNHQEIAMHLNLDRSPFFRALGLAWRPDIDAFAFSPQIHQTRDNFTKRKVLLQTTRLFVPLGWLSPITIRAKIFMQELWALGFDWDEPLLAITISRWIGLSSASLGIEIHGFADASQSALGAVIYARTYINTNEVRVSLVCAKTKVAPLKKNFGPSWLSKPSVNWPSLSPRPEENIHLEERKGLSTHIATAKPLQIWDLVDRYSKLSTLLKVTSLCKRAANRFLAKTTSNHVNTSITVGPISTLELSDAQLFWTKVTQQAYFAEEIRQMETSSNLIRSHPLSRLTLFIDSNGFLRVGGRLNHSLLSYDEKHPFILPRESSFSTLIIDHHHRLMLHGGPQLTLATIRQRYWILGGRQPTDGPTQSRVTQSRPFLHSDVDYAGPFSIRASRGRGAKSCKGYIVIFICFTTSAVHLELVSDYTKETFIAAYKRFTSRRGICASMASDCRTNLVGADSELRRLLAASSKEFSEIANILASHGTQWRFNPPSAPHFGGKWEAGVKSVKFHLKRVIGDATQTFEQFATFLTQVEATLNSRPLCAISDDPRDPSALTPGHFLVGSALNTIPEPSLIEVPVQRLSHWQHSRQMLEHFWKRWSTEYLQSFQNLSKWQTHCGNIKIGSIVLVKNENLPPSVWPLAKVIEVHPGTDGLVRVVTVKTKSAVLKRPIVNLCVLLVSF; encoded by the exons ATGTTGATCGAAGAACATATCAAACGTCAAAACGACTACATTTGGCGCATCTCTCGTGCCGTCGACAACCTGCGCAAGCTCGGCGAGGCAAAAATCACTTACGGGCAGGTGAAGTCGCGGCTTAATGCTTTAAATTCAAGTTGGAATAAGTTCCAAGATGATCACGAAAAGATCAGCGAGATCAAGTTCGCAGCAAAAGGTGATCAACTCGACGCGATCAAAAAGCTTTCGTACTTCGCGAAAGATTATTACGGACTGTGTGAAGAGCACTTCTTGAGTGGCGAAGGAGTGATGCTTGATCTTCTCGAATCACTAAAGCCTGCGCCTGCAGCAACCGCGCAAGCCGCTGCAGCTCCTCAAGACGCACCAGCAGGAGGATCATCAAAACGGTTACCGCGTATCGAACTGCCCGCTTTCGCGGGCAGCTACTCAGAATGGAAGCCGTTTCACGACCTCTTCTTGTCGATGGTTCGCGAAAATTCGCAACTTTCGGAAGTGGAAAAGCTGCACTACCTCAAAACCAGTGTGACCGATGAACCGTTACAACtcatcaaaaacatttctctcGCCGCAGAAAACTTCCCTCGAGCTTGGGAAACTCTCGTCTCACGATACGAAAACAAGCGGCTTCTGACTGACTCTCATCTCGTGACACTTTTCGCGATTCCTCGTGTcacaaaaaaatcatcatcgGAACTAAAGAGCTTGCACAGCAACACTTGCGAAGCTCTTGGCGCGCTTGAACTTCTCGATAGTCCCGAGAAATTAGGGGATCACATCATCGTGCACATGACGATTCGCAAGCTCGACCCAGCATCTCTCGAAGAGTGGGAGAAAAGTGTTAGCGAGAAACTCGAGCCCCCCTCGTTTGAGGAGCTCAAGGCGTTTCTCATCGGTTGCATCTACACCCTCAAAGCCGTGGAGCAAGCTCATGCTCACAATCAAATCGCGACGTCGAAACCGCACTCATCGCAAGAAAG GGAAGTGGTTTCTGCGAAAAAGCTTTGCTTCAATTGTCTCGGTCCACATCAGCAGAAGGACTGTCGATCCAACAAAACGTGTCGCGTGTGCAACGGTCGACATCATTCCTTGCTGCATCGAAACTCTTCCTCAATCTCGACAGCTGCCAACAGCGGCACATCTCAAGGACAGGCTGCAGTAGCGCAACCTGCAGTGCAGAACGCACCGATCTCGAACAGCGCCTCTCAGGTGAGCAACCACTCAGCTCAGCCTACAATGATCAAGCGCTCTCCAGTTCTTCTCGCCACAGTGCAATTGATCGCCTCGAATCCGGAGACTGGACAAAGAATCATCGCTCGCGCTCTACTCGATCAAGGATCCGAAAGTTCATTCGTCACGGAGTCGCTAGCGCAACAATTGCGACTACGTCGGCATCAAGCAACGATACCAATCATTGGCGTCGGAGCTCATCAATCGGCAGTGACTCGCGGCATCGCGACATTGCAACTCCAATCTCGTGCTCACACCTCGTTCTCGTGTCAGGTGGAGGCACTCGTGCTTCCACGACTCACATCGTATCTACCCTCATTTCGACTTCTTGTCGAAGACTGGCCTCATCTACGAGGACTCAACCTCGCGGATCCAAGCTTTGCACATCCCAGTCAAATCGACGTAATTCTCGGAGCTGACATCTATAGCAACATCATTGGTCAAGGAGTTCGAAGAGGAGCACCTGGAACACCAATCGCGCAAGAAACTCAGTTCGGTTGGGTCCTCTCCGGCTGCGTTTCAGCGAAAGCAGCAAGCCCCTCGTATGGCGCAGTCCAAGGCTTCCAATGCTCCCTCGATCACGAACTGCTCGATCTCGTGCAGCAGTTTTGGAAGCAGGAGGAAGTGTCGAAACCTTTGGCACTAACTTCCGAAGAAGAGCGTTGTGAGCAACACTTTCGCGAAACGGTTTCTCGAACTGCGTCCGGTCGTTACGTAGTTCGGCTGCCGCTCAAGGACAATTCGGTAGGGCTCGGCAACTCGCGGAATCCCGCGCATCAAACGCTCCTTCGTTTGGAGAAACGGTTCGGTAGCGACGCGAAACTCAAGGAGGCTTACTCGAGCTTCCTTCGTGAATATCGTGAACTCGGGCACATGCGTCGCGCTATCAATACACCTGAAGACAATTCCCGCGTGTTTTATCTTCCCCATCACGGTGTAGTTCGCGACAGCAGTTCAACAACAAAGTTGCGTGTCGTGTTCAACGGGTCTCAAAGAACCAACCTCGGACTCTCTCTCAATGACAATCTTCTCGTCGGTCCAAAAGTGCAAACCGACCTCGCGGACGTTCTCTTACACTGGCGACAATATCCAGTCGCGTTCTCATCAGACATCGTCAAGATGTACCGACAAATTTTGGTCCACAATGATGACCAAGATTTTCAGCGAATCCTCTGGAGGGAAGAACCAGAGCTACCGATTGAAGGATATCAACTGGCTACGGTAACGTATGGTCTTGCAAGCGCTTCGTATCTCGCGATCCGTGTTCTTCATCAACTCGTTCAGGACGAAGGTAAGCAGTATCCCTTTGCGAGCCACGTCATTCTCGAGAACACGTACGTCGACGACATCCTCTCAGGAGCAGAGGACGTTGATCAAGGTCGCGAGAAAATCAACGGACTCAATCAATTGCTCAAGGCGGGCGGCTTTGAACTTCAAAAGTGGACTTCAAGCCACCCAGAAACTCTCGTTGACATTTCTCGAAACCATCAAGAGATCGCGATGCATCTAAATCTCGATCGAAGTCCATTCTTTCGGGCTCTCGGTCTTGCGTGGAGACCAGACATCGACGCGTTCGCGTTCTCTCCGCAAATTCATCAAACTCGGGACAATTTCACGAAACGAAAAGTTCTCTTACAAACCACGCGGCTCTTTGTTCCTCTCGGATGGCTCTCGCCGATCACGATCAGAGCCAAAATCTTTATGCAGGAATTGTGGGCACTCGGTTTCGACTGGGACGAGCCGCTCTTAGCTATCACCATCTCACGATGGATCGGGTTGAGTTCAGCATCTCTCGGGATAGAGATCCACGGTTTCGCGGACGCCTCTCAAAGTGCATTAGGCGCAGTGATCTACGCGCGAACGTATATCAACACTAACGAAGTGCGCGTTTCACTAGTGTGCGCGAAAACTAAAGTAGCGCCGCTAAAGAAG AACTTTGGACCATCCTGGCTCTCGAAGCCTTCTGTCAATTGGCCATCCTTATCTCCGCGACCGGAAGAAAACATTCATCtcgaggaaagaaaagggCTGTCGACGCACATCGCAACAGCTAAGCCGCTACAAATCTGGGATCTCGTCGATCGCTACTCAAAACTATCGACTCTCCTCAAAGTCACATCATTGTGTAAACGCGCAGCAAATCGGTTCCTCGCGAAGACGACATCGAATCACGTAAACACGTCTATCACTGTCGGACCGATCTCTACTCTCGAATTGAGCGACGCCCAACTGTTTTGGACCAAGGTGACCCAGCAGGCGTACTTCGCAGAAGAAATTCGCCAAATGGAGACAAGCTCAAATCTCATTCGAAGTCATCCACTATCACGACTCACGCTGTTCATCGATTCGAACGGATTCCTCAGAGTCGGTGGTCGACTGAATCACTCATTGCTTTCGTATGACGAAAAGCACCCGTTCATCTTGCCTCGCGAATCATCGTTCTCCACATTGATCAtcgatcatcatcatcggtTGATGCTCCACGGAGGTCCGCAACTCACTCTCGCTACAATCCGACAGCGGTACTGGATCCTGGGAGGAAGA CAGCCAACAGATGGTCCAACTCAGTCTCGAGTCACACAATCGAGGCCGTTTCTTCACTCTGACGTTGACTACGCTGGTCCATTCTCGATTCGAGCCTCCCGCGGAAGAGGAGCAAAATCATGCAAGGGATATATCGTTATCTTCATCTGCTTCACGACCTCGGCTGTGCATCTCGAGCTAGTTTCGGACTACACGAAGGAGACATTCATCGCGGCGTACAAACGCTTCACATCTCGACGAGGAATTTGTGCCTCGATGGCAAGCGATTGTAGAACGAATCTCGTCGGCGCAGACTCAGAACTTCGCCGTCTTCTCGCTGCATCGTCAAAGGAGTTCTCAGAAATCGCAAACATCCTCGCGTCACACGGAACCCAGTGGCGGTTCAATCCTCCCTCCGCGCCTCATTTTGGTGGAAAATGGGAAGCCGGAGTCAAATCGGTCAAATTTCACCTCAAACGAGTCATCGGAGATGCGACTCAAACGTTCGAGCAATTCGCGACGTTCCTCACGCAAGTAGAAGCCACGCTCAACTCTCGACCTCTTTGCGCTATCTCGGACGATCCACGGGATCCAAGTGCCTTGACTCCAGGACACTTTCTCGTCGGCTCAGCATTGAACACAATTCCTGAGCCGTCACTCATCGAGGTGCCAGTTCAACGGCTATCGCATTGGCAACACTCGCGTCAAATGTTGGAGCATTTTTGGAAACGGTGGAGTACGGAGTATCTTCAGTCCTTTCAAAACCTCTCGAAATGGCAGACTCATTGCGGGAACATCAAAATCGGATCCATCGTTctcgtaaaaaacgaaaatctaccTCCATCTGTGTGGCCCCTCGCGAAAGTGATCGAAGTGCATCCGGGAACCGACGGTCTCGTTCGCGTTGTGACCGTTAAAACGAAATCCGCTGTGTTAAAACGTCCAATCGTAAACTTGTGTGTGCTTCTAGTGTCCTTTTAA
- the LOC124224925 gene encoding uncharacterized protein isoform X1 produces MSTCVFCKTKQSKYCGRSFHKFPVKDVLHLQQWLKEMKRKDWKPNRNSTLCSAHFTNDCFDRTGFLITLKKNSVPTIFDNPKSECSSCHRLREYGRGYSFFKFPLDEPDIMKQWIANINIGPWSPSSDSFLCSDHFELSCFQKKSKNYITLRKGSIPTLFGENLQQTEFQDESDRPTTVNLHFDDQWMVNGFPNG; encoded by the exons ATGAGTACCTGcgttttttgcaaaacaaagCAATCAAAATATTGTGGGCGATCATTTCACAA ATTTCCCGTGAAAGATGTGTTGCACCTTCAGCAGTGgttaaaagaaatgaagaggAAGGACTGGAAGCCAAACCGAAATAGCACATTGTGTTCGGCTCATTTTACAAACGACTGCTTTGATAGGACAGGATTCCtaattacattgaaaaagaACAGTGTACCAACTATATTTGACAACCCAAAATCAGAGTGTTCATCTTGTCACCGATTAAGGGAATATGGACGTGGCTATTCATTCTTCAA GTTCCCATTGGATGAACCTGATATTATGAAGCAGTGGATCGCAAATATAAACATTGGTCCGTGGTCTCCATCAAGTGATAGCTTTCTGTGTTCCGACCACTTTGAACTCTCTTGCTTtcagaagaaaagtaaaaattatataactttACGAAAAGGCAGTATCCCAACGTTATTTG GTGAAAACTTGCAGCAGACCGAATTTCAGGATGAATCCGATCGGCCCACCACAGTGAAT CTCCACTTTGATGATCAATGGATGGTAAATGGATTCCCTAACGGTTGA
- the LOC124224925 gene encoding uncharacterized protein isoform X3, whose amino-acid sequence MSTCVFCKTKQSKYCGRSFHKFPVKDVLHLQQWLKEMKRKDWKPNRNSTLCSAHFTNDCFDRTGFLITLKKNSVPTIFDNPKSECSSCHRLREYGRGYSFFKFPLDEPDIMKQWIANINIGPWSPSSDSFLCSDHFELSCFQKKSKNYITLRKGSIPTLFAPL is encoded by the exons ATGAGTACCTGcgttttttgcaaaacaaagCAATCAAAATATTGTGGGCGATCATTTCACAA ATTTCCCGTGAAAGATGTGTTGCACCTTCAGCAGTGgttaaaagaaatgaagaggAAGGACTGGAAGCCAAACCGAAATAGCACATTGTGTTCGGCTCATTTTACAAACGACTGCTTTGATAGGACAGGATTCCtaattacattgaaaaagaACAGTGTACCAACTATATTTGACAACCCAAAATCAGAGTGTTCATCTTGTCACCGATTAAGGGAATATGGACGTGGCTATTCATTCTTCAA GTTCCCATTGGATGAACCTGATATTATGAAGCAGTGGATCGCAAATATAAACATTGGTCCGTGGTCTCCATCAAGTGATAGCTTTCTGTGTTCCGACCACTTTGAACTCTCTTGCTTtcagaagaaaagtaaaaattatataactttACGAAAAGGCAGTATCCCAACGTTATTTG CTCCACTTTGA
- the LOC124224925 gene encoding uncharacterized protein isoform X2, which translates to MSTCVFCKTKQSKYCGRSFHKFPVKDVLHLQQWLKEMKRKDWKPNRNSTLCSAHFTNDCFDRTGFLITLKKNSVPTIFDNPKSECSSCHRLREYGRGYSFFKFPLDEPDIMKQWIANINIGPWSPSSDSFLCSDHFELSCFQKKSKNYITLRKGSIPTLFGENLQQTEFQDESDRPTTVNVTKLHEHLHICT; encoded by the exons ATGAGTACCTGcgttttttgcaaaacaaagCAATCAAAATATTGTGGGCGATCATTTCACAA ATTTCCCGTGAAAGATGTGTTGCACCTTCAGCAGTGgttaaaagaaatgaagaggAAGGACTGGAAGCCAAACCGAAATAGCACATTGTGTTCGGCTCATTTTACAAACGACTGCTTTGATAGGACAGGATTCCtaattacattgaaaaagaACAGTGTACCAACTATATTTGACAACCCAAAATCAGAGTGTTCATCTTGTCACCGATTAAGGGAATATGGACGTGGCTATTCATTCTTCAA GTTCCCATTGGATGAACCTGATATTATGAAGCAGTGGATCGCAAATATAAACATTGGTCCGTGGTCTCCATCAAGTGATAGCTTTCTGTGTTCCGACCACTTTGAACTCTCTTGCTTtcagaagaaaagtaaaaattatataactttACGAAAAGGCAGTATCCCAACGTTATTTG GTGAAAACTTGCAGCAGACCGAATTTCAGGATGAATCCGATCGGCCCACCACAGTGAATGTAACCAAATTACATGAGCACCTACACATTTGTACCTGA